In Spiroplasma sp. SV19, one DNA window encodes the following:
- a CDS encoding DxFTY motif-containing membrane protein, with amino-acid sequence MKVIKKNDKRDDTDNNWEHLPPEVQNDLEFHASRTVFWKSFLFLIIEAVGPFLLLFFLTSPDLSFTRHYDVGAGIGFGLAMVLGVFLLTCGGFWLKFHQADQFTYTITLSWTLYGIYLTGYWWGWDKILYRCLVSLLFLLLAVFFGTFMAVWMRNLRGYLQLKKTSGKKLDNNDNDQSLKENSAEQESPLPPVDS; translated from the coding sequence ATGAAAGTAATTAAAAAGAATGACAAAAGGGATGATACTGACAATAATTGAGAACATTTACCACCAGAAGTACAAAATGATTTAGAGTTTCATGCTTCACGGACTGTTTTTTGAAAAAGTTTTTTATTTTTAATTATTGAAGCAGTAGGACCATTTTTGTTGCTATTTTTTTTAACTTCTCCAGATTTAAGTTTTACTCGTCATTATGATGTTGGGGCAGGAATTGGTTTTGGTTTGGCAATGGTTTTAGGGGTTTTTTTATTAACTTGTGGTGGTTTTTGATTAAAATTTCATCAAGCTGATCAGTTTACTTATACAATTACTTTATCTTGAACTTTATATGGCATTTATTTAACTGGTTATTGATGAGGATGAGATAAGATTTTATATCGTTGTTTAGTTTCTCTTCTGTTCTTATTACTTGCTGTTTTTTTTGGAACTTTTATGGCTGTATGAATGCGTAATTTACGTGGTTACTTACAACTGAAAAAAACTAGCGGCAAAAAACTAGATAATAATGATAATGACCAAAGTTTAAAAGAAAATAGTGCGGAACAAGAGTCACCATTACCACCTGTTGATTCCTAA